ACGTAATGGTAAACCAAATGCTTTAGCAAACGTAAACATCCGTGAAGCAGTAGCTAAATCATTCAACAAACAAGATTTAACTGACGTAGTATTAGCAAACGGTTCTGTACCTGCTAACTACCTAGTACCAGTTGACTTTGCATTCGATGCAGACGCAGTAGATTTCCGTGAAGTAAACGGAGATATGGCTGAGTTCAATGCTGAAGAAGCAAAAGCAGCATGGGAAAAAGGTCTAGCTGAGCTAGGCGTAGAAGAAGTTACACTTGAGTTATTAGGTGGAGACTCTGACTTATCTAAAAAAATGGATGAGTACATGAAATCTCAAATGGAAACAAATCTTCCAGGTTTAACAGTTACATTGAAAGAAGTACCATTCAACGTTCGTTTAGAACTTGATGATGCTCAAGATTACGATATCCAGTTCGCTGGTTGGGGTCCTGACTACCAAGATCCTATGACTTTCGTAGACTTATTCGTAACTGGTTCACCACAAAACAACATGGGCTATTCTTCTGAAGAGTTCGATGGTCTAATCGAAAAAGCTAAAGGTGAATTAGCAATGGATCCTGAAGCTCGTTGGCAAGCAATGGCTGACGCTGAAAAATTATTGGTAGCTGAAGATTACGCTATCGCTCCTGTATACCAACGCGCTGGTGTAGGTCTATCAAAACCTTACGTAAAAGGTATTGTTAAACATCCATTCGGTGGAGATTACTCATACAAATGGGCTTATATCTCTGGTAAAGGTGAATAATTTAAAGCTTTAGCTTAACAAAATCTCATATTATAGAGAGTATATGGTGTACTTTGGTACCCTATACTCTCTTTTTAACTGAGACTGAATACTCTAAAAATTAGTATTTTTCAATTTTGGCTTTGACAAAAACAGCGTTTTTCTGTTTATATATAGTAGTTAATGTTTTATTTTTAATAGGAGGTGCTTTTAATGGCGAAGTATATTGCTAGACGATTACTTTATATGTTTTTAACTCTTTTCCTGATTGCCACGGCATCATTTTTCTTGATGAAAACGCTTCCAGGATCCCCTATCTCTGCCGCTAATAAATTATCCCCAGAACAACTAGCAGTTGTAGAGGCGAAATACGGATTGGATAAACCAGTTCCGGTTCAATACGGTGTGTATATGCTAAATCTAGTTCAAGGAGATTTAGGTACATCATTCCAATTTGGTGGAAAATCTGTTACAGGTCTGATTTTAGACCGTATGGGTCCATCATTTATATTAGGGGCACAAGCGATGGTATTTGGTGTCTTTATAGGTATCGTTTTTGGAATGATTGCTGCTCTGAAGCAAAACTCCATTTTTGATTACGGAAGCACGTTTATCGCCATTCTAGGAATCTCTATTCCTTCATTCGTATTTGCGTCCTTTTTACAGTATTGGTTAGCAGCGCAATGGGAACTCTTCCCAGTTGCACTTTGGAAAGATGGATGGATGTCGAGTGTATTACCATCAATTTCTTTAGCGATGGGTCCACTTGCAATTTCAGCACGTTTCATCCGTACAGAAATGATTGAAGTTTTAAGCTCTGATTACATAACGTTAGCGAAATCCAAAGGAGCTAATGGTTATGAGGTAGCATTTAAACATGCGTTCCGTAATGCATTAATTCCTTTAGTAACAGTTTTAGGTCCGCTAGCAGCCGGTTTACTTACTGGTTCCCTAGTTATCGAGCAAATTTTTGCAATTCCTGGAATTGGAGAACAATTCGTTAAAGCGATCATGGTAAATGACTATGCAGTTATCATGGGAACTACTCTATTCTTCTCTGTATTCCTTATTGCTGTCATTTTAATCGTTGATATTTTATACGGGATTATTGATCCTCGTATTCGTTTGTCTGGAGGTAACAGTTAATGACTCAAAACATGGAAAACTTACCTCAAGGTTCGTTTAATCGTGTCACAGTTGACAGTGCGGCTGCAGAGCGTATTTCAAAACCTGCATTAAGCTTCTGGCAAGATGCTTGGTTACGTATTCGTAAAAATAAAGCAGCCATTATTTCAATGGTGCTACTACTTTTAATATTCGTCATGTCATTCGTTGGACCAACGTTAAGTGCGCATGAATCCGACGTTCAAACAATTACACACGCAAATTTACCGCCAAAAATTCCTGGCTTTGAAAAATTAGGATTTTGGGATGGCCACGCAAAATTGGGTGGAACTGAAGTAGATATGTATGAAATGAAAAAAGTTGATACGAACTACTGGTTCGGTACAGATGGTTTGGGACGAGATATGTTCTCCCGTGTTTGGGAAGGAACACAAATCTCCTTGCTCATTGCATTTGTTGCAGCGTTTATTGACATGGTAGTTGGTGTTGCTTATGGTGGTATTTCTGCTTATTATGGTGGGCGTACAGATGACATAATGCAACGTATTGTCGAGATTTTAGTTGGTATTCCAAACTTAGTTGTCGTTATTTTGATGATCCTTGTAATGGATCCAGGTATCATGGCGATTATTATCGCGATTTCGATTACAGGATGGATTGGAATGTCCCGTATCGTTCGTGGTCAAATCTTGAAATTTAAAAACCAAGAATTCGTATTAGCTGCTCGTACTCTTGGAGCAAGTGATAGCCGTATTATTCAAAAACATTTATTGCCAAACATTTTGGCAATTATCATCATTAACACGATGTTCACGATTCCAGGAGCAATTTTCTTTGAAGCATTCTTAAGCTTCATCGGATTAGGGTTACAACCACCAGCTGCTTCACTAGGAACTTTGATTAATGATGGATTTAGATTAATTCAATTCCAACCACATATTTTATTATTCCCATCAATCATACTTTCTATTCTTATGATTGCCTTTAACTTACTTGGTGATGGTCTACGTGACGCACTAGATCCAAAAATGAAAGACTAATAGGAGGAAAGCAAATGGAAAAGATATTAGAAGTGAATGACCTAAAGCTTTCCTTCCATACATTTGCGGGGGAAGTACAAGCGATTCGCGGCGTAAGTTTCGATGTATATAAAGGAGAAACAATCGCGATCGTAGGTGAGTCTGGTTCAGGTAAATCGGTAACAACGAAAGCGATTATGCGCTTGTTGCCAGAATCTAGTTCTGAATTCAAAGATGGTCATATTTTATTCAATGGAAGAGATTTAACAAAGCTTTCGGATAAAGAAATGCAAAAAATTCGCGGAAAAGATATTTCGATGATTTTCCAAGATCCAATGACTTCTTTAAACCCAACAATGACAATTGGAAAGCAAATTACAGAGCCATTGTTAAAGCATCAAAAAGTAAGTAAGTCCGAAGCGCGAAAAATCGCGATTGACTTACTTCGCATGGTTGGTATGCCAAAGCCAGAATTACGTATTAAACAATACCCTCACCAATTCTCTGGTGGTCAACGTCAACGTATTGTTATCGCGATTGCACTAGCGTGTAATCCTCAAATTCTGATTGCGGATGAGCCAACAACAGCACTTGACGTAACTATTCAAGCTCAAATTCTTGAGTTAATGAAAGATTTGCAAAAGAAAATTGATACATCAATCATCTTTATCACGCATGATCTTGGTGTTGTAGCAAACGTTGCTGACCGAGTGGCAGTTATGTATGGTGGACGTATTGTGGAAGTAGGGACAGTAGATGAAATTTTCTACAATCCGCAACATCCATATACTTGGGGCTTATTGAGCTCAATGCCATCACTTGATACCGCTGAAGAAAAATTATATGCGATTCCAGGAACTCCTCCGGATTTACTCGATCCTCCAAAAGGAGATGCATTCGCTCTACGTAGCGAATACGCACTGGCAATCGATTTAGAACAAGAACCACCAACTTTCCAAATTAGCGATACTCATTTCGCTTCTACTTGGTTGCTACACCCAGACGCACCGCAAGTAGAGCCACCAGTTTCTATTATCGAGCGTATGAAGAAATTCCCAGGTAGTCGTTACTACGAAGGAGGTACGCGCTAATGACTGAAAAATTGTTAGAAATCAAAAATTTAAAACAATACTTCAATCAAGGGAAACCGAATGAAGTGCGTGCTGTTGATGGAATTAGTTTTGATATCTATCGCGGAGAAACTCTTGGTTTAGTTGGAGAGTCTGGTTGTGGTAAATCTACTACTGGACGTTCTATTATTCGCTTGTATGATGCGACAGATGGAGAAGTAATTTTCGATGGCGTGAATGTTCACGGAAAGAAATCGAAAAAAGACTTAAAAAAATTCAACCGTAAAATGCAAATGATTTTCCAAGATCCCTATGCATCGCTTAACCCTCGTATGAAAGTTATGGACATCATTGCAGAAGGCTTAGATATCCACGGTTTGTTCAAAAATCAAACAGAACGAAAACAACGTGTGTTCGAACTTCTTGAAACTGTTGGACTGAACAAAGAACATGCGAACCGTTACCCACACGAATTCTCAGGTGGACAACGTCAACGTCTTGGTATTGCTCGTGCGTTAGCAGTAGACCCAGAATTCATCATTGCCGATGAACCGATCTCTGCACTTGACGTATCAATCCAAGCACAAGTAGTTAACTTACTTCGTGAGTTACAAAAAGAAAAAGGATTAACGTACTTATTTATCGCCCATGATTTATCCATGGTAAAATACATCTCTGACCGTATTGGTGTTATGTATTTCGGTAAATTAGTAGAACTAGCGCCTGCTGAGGATCTTTACAACAATCCAATGCATCCGTATACTCAATCGTTATTATCTGCAATTCCTCTTCCAGATCCGAACTATGAGCGTAATCGCGTTCGTAAGTCTTATGATCCTGCAGTTCATAATTATGCAGAAAACGAAGAGTTAGAAATGCGTGAAATCACACCAGGACACTTTGTATTATGTTCTGAAAAAGAATATGAATCATTAAAACTTGCATCTGCTGCACGTGTTTAATGTTACAACCCCGCCAGTGATGGTGGGGTTTTTCATTTGTTAGAACTCTATAGACACTTAACGTCAATAGAGCCGTTTTTTTCGCTTTTCAAGTGTAGGTTTTCACCCATAAATCATCTTCCTGCGCCAATAGAGCACTAATTTTCGCCCATAGAGCACTAATTTTCGCCCATTGAGGAATGATTTTCGCCCATAGGGGCAGTTTAGTAATAGAAATAGGATAAATATAGTAACTTACTCGCATAATCTTCATTTACTTTAAATGCGCCTTCGTGATGAAAATATCCTACCTAATTCCTCTACACGTTTTGTCAATTTCGGTATTTTATTGCCAAAAAAGGACATTCAGCCCTTTTTAACATGAACGTTCCTTGTTACACTTAAATTACAAAGAAAGGATGACGGCATCGATGACATTTCAGAAATCTTTAAGTGTGTTTGCACTATCTAGTGCACTTGTTTTTACTTCATTACCAGCTTCAGCAGAAACGACAACAGAAGATATTATATTCACAGAGAAGCAATTTGATTACCAATTAATTGATGAACAAGTGGTAGCAAGTTCGTCGCTTTATACATATGATTCAGGACTTCAATTTACATATCCAGATGCAGTGCGTGGTGTTTACGTAACTGGACATTCTGCAGGAGGAGCACGTTTTAACGATCTATTAAAATTAATGGATCAAACAGAGTTAAATGCAATGGTCATCGATATTAAAGATGATTTTGGCGATTTAACCTATGTACCGAAAGAGGATTCACCGATAAAAGATCTTGGGATTGGTAACCTGTATATGAAAGACCCGCGGAAAGTGTTAGAAACGTTGGAGCAAAAAGAAATTTATCCGATTGCACGTGTAGTTGTGTTTAAAGATACCCGTTTAGCGGAGAAACATCCGGAGCTATCATTCGTGGAGCCAAACGGAAGCGTATGGAAAAATGGACGAGAAGAAGCGTTTGTAAATCCATTTGCAAAAGAAGTATGGGATTATAATGTGCAAATTGCCATAGAAGCAGCAAAGATGGGATTCCAAGAAATTCAGTTTGATTACGTGCGTTTCCCAGAAGGGTTTGAAAACCGTGCGGATGTGTTGAAGTATACGGGTGGAGGATATGAAACATCTGATCCAGATCCTGTGCAACGACGCGTTCACGCTGTTACAGACTTTGTCGCGTATGCTAAAGAGAAATTAAAGCCATATGGCGTAAAAGTGTCAGTAGATATATTTGGTTACTCTGCGACGCTTCCAGAAGCACCTGGAATCGGACAAAATTTCTCGAAAATTTCATCTAATGTAGACGTAATTTCTTCCATGATTTATCCGAGTCACTGGACATCTTATTTTGGAATTAAGAAACCGGATCTTGAGCCTTATCGTTTAGTGCAAGAGTATGCAAAAGTAGAGAATGTGAAGTTAGCTGAACTGGGTGACAAAGCACCAATCTCCCGTCCGTGGTTGCAGGATTTCACCGCTTCCTATTTAGGTGCTGGAAACTATCAAGTGTACGGTGCGAAACAAGTTCAACAACAAATCCAAGCATTGTCAGAAGCAGGCATCAATGAATTCTTGCTTTGGAATGCAGGAAACCGATATAGCGCAGGTGTGGATTATACACCTGGTAAGTAATAGTAAGAGTCATCCATGTAAATGGATGACTCTTTTTTCGCAAAAAAAGTCCTCAAGTGGGTTATATCCTGCATAAGAGGGGAAACTCATAACATATACTAAAAAGTTGTGTGAGTTGGTTAGCTAATGAAAGTAAAGGGGAATTTTTTGTATTTATTCTAAAGGTGTAGGAAGGAAAATAAGGATCCTACGCTTCTAACAAAATCTTAAGTTGGAGTTTATATTTTATGCATTAAAAACTTTCAAAAATGACGAAAAAAATGAAACTTTTTTTGCCTTCGAAACGTATTATAGGTAAGAATGAAAATATATTATTCTCATTTATATTTTATAACTGAGAATAAATAATTTATTTTTCTTTCGGTGTTTATTTTTATCGCTTACAGGGTAAAGTAAAATTACTTATATGGAAATAGTAGCTTATCCACAAGAAGCCACTCTCTATTACGAAATTGTGACGAATGTGTTAAGGGTACATATTTTTCCGGATAAAGTATAGTAAGTTGGTCAGAAATGGTGTATAATTTCAATTAAGAAGTCTATTTTAAAGTAATTCTAATGTAAGAAGAGTTCATTTTAAACAAGACGAGAATGAATGGAAAGGAAGTGTTGCTGCATGATGGTTACCTTGTTTACTTCACCTAGTTGTACATCTTGTCGTAAGGCAAAAGCATGGCTAGAAGAACATGATATCCCGTATACAGAACGAAACATTTTCTCCGAACCACTTAGCATTAGCGAGATCAAAGAAATTC
The Paenisporosarcina cavernae genome window above contains:
- the opp3b gene encoding oligopeptide ABC transporter permease, with protein sequence MAKYIARRLLYMFLTLFLIATASFFLMKTLPGSPISAANKLSPEQLAVVEAKYGLDKPVPVQYGVYMLNLVQGDLGTSFQFGGKSVTGLILDRMGPSFILGAQAMVFGVFIGIVFGMIAALKQNSIFDYGSTFIAILGISIPSFVFASFLQYWLAAQWELFPVALWKDGWMSSVLPSISLAMGPLAISARFIRTEMIEVLSSDYITLAKSKGANGYEVAFKHAFRNALIPLVTVLGPLAAGLLTGSLVIEQIFAIPGIGEQFVKAIMVNDYAVIMGTTLFFSVFLIAVILIVDILYGIIDPRIRLSGGNS
- the opp3C gene encoding oligopeptide ABC transporter permease — its product is MTQNMENLPQGSFNRVTVDSAAAERISKPALSFWQDAWLRIRKNKAAIISMVLLLLIFVMSFVGPTLSAHESDVQTITHANLPPKIPGFEKLGFWDGHAKLGGTEVDMYEMKKVDTNYWFGTDGLGRDMFSRVWEGTQISLLIAFVAAFIDMVVGVAYGGISAYYGGRTDDIMQRIVEILVGIPNLVVVILMILVMDPGIMAIIIAISITGWIGMSRIVRGQILKFKNQEFVLAARTLGASDSRIIQKHLLPNILAIIIINTMFTIPGAIFFEAFLSFIGLGLQPPAASLGTLINDGFRLIQFQPHILLFPSIILSILMIAFNLLGDGLRDALDPKMKD
- a CDS encoding ABC transporter ATP-binding protein, with the protein product MEKILEVNDLKLSFHTFAGEVQAIRGVSFDVYKGETIAIVGESGSGKSVTTKAIMRLLPESSSEFKDGHILFNGRDLTKLSDKEMQKIRGKDISMIFQDPMTSLNPTMTIGKQITEPLLKHQKVSKSEARKIAIDLLRMVGMPKPELRIKQYPHQFSGGQRQRIVIAIALACNPQILIADEPTTALDVTIQAQILELMKDLQKKIDTSIIFITHDLGVVANVADRVAVMYGGRIVEVGTVDEIFYNPQHPYTWGLLSSMPSLDTAEEKLYAIPGTPPDLLDPPKGDAFALRSEYALAIDLEQEPPTFQISDTHFASTWLLHPDAPQVEPPVSIIERMKKFPGSRYYEGGTR
- a CDS encoding ABC transporter ATP-binding protein — protein: MTEKLLEIKNLKQYFNQGKPNEVRAVDGISFDIYRGETLGLVGESGCGKSTTGRSIIRLYDATDGEVIFDGVNVHGKKSKKDLKKFNRKMQMIFQDPYASLNPRMKVMDIIAEGLDIHGLFKNQTERKQRVFELLETVGLNKEHANRYPHEFSGGQRQRLGIARALAVDPEFIIADEPISALDVSIQAQVVNLLRELQKEKGLTYLFIAHDLSMVKYISDRIGVMYFGKLVELAPAEDLYNNPMHPYTQSLLSAIPLPDPNYERNRVRKSYDPAVHNYAENEELEMREITPGHFVLCSEKEYESLKLASAARV
- a CDS encoding putative glycoside hydrolase, with protein sequence MTFQKSLSVFALSSALVFTSLPASAETTTEDIIFTEKQFDYQLIDEQVVASSSLYTYDSGLQFTYPDAVRGVYVTGHSAGGARFNDLLKLMDQTELNAMVIDIKDDFGDLTYVPKEDSPIKDLGIGNLYMKDPRKVLETLEQKEIYPIARVVVFKDTRLAEKHPELSFVEPNGSVWKNGREEAFVNPFAKEVWDYNVQIAIEAAKMGFQEIQFDYVRFPEGFENRADVLKYTGGGYETSDPDPVQRRVHAVTDFVAYAKEKLKPYGVKVSVDIFGYSATLPEAPGIGQNFSKISSNVDVISSMIYPSHWTSYFGIKKPDLEPYRLVQEYAKVENVKLAELGDKAPISRPWLQDFTASYLGAGNYQVYGAKQVQQQIQALSEAGINEFLLWNAGNRYSAGVDYTPGK